tactaaaataaacatgtatatagAAAGAAAATTAGTCATATCCTACTCCCAATAGTCCCATTATGCTTGGCCGGAAAATCACCAAACTGTGGTACAATAGTTACCATCCTTACCACATTAACATTGAGATTCTATACGTTTTCTCTTACCATATACTCATTGTTTAATTTGGGGAAGGGTGATTTCAAGGGAACAGAACTTAGATCCCATAAGATGtaaattaaaagatttgtttGCTAGTGAGTGATAtgtggaaattttaaaaaccaaaagaagttagctaaaaattatttgcatttttacattttatatttatttgtatgcatcAACCTTAATCGTCggatttataacttatttaaatattaacaatatttcttgCTAATGTAGTAGGATCAATGACTGGACCACTATCATGTTGTCCAGAGGAGTCTAACAATCCGAAACTGAGGGTATAGAAATAAAGCACCATTGAATGGCGCTCAAGTCGTTAGGTTTGGTGAACTGTGAGAACCATTGTGGGGCAAAAGCGTCACCTTAACACCGATGTTACCATCCTGGTTGAATTGGGGGTCGGAGGAATTGTCCTGGGAACAGATTTAATCTCGTTTTATTAAGCTGTACGCAAGCAAGCAAAGCTAACTTGTTGCTGTTTCCTTCAAAGGTTTGTAACTTTAATTAAACCTTGGCGGAAGTGATTAAATTAGTTTCTATTCGACAGTTATTACTTTCAAACAATATTCTTTGAAAATACTCATTAACTTAATTAAAGAACAATTCGCTACATATAATGACACCTGAAATGTTAATACAGTGAAATATGTTGAACAGAACAGTACATATTTCTATAGTAGGGTTTTTACCAACTAAGAACAGTTCAtactttattaaatgtaacacaaCTTAGGTTTTTGTTTTCTAGAACAACGAACAACACATTTCAAACATAGATATTATATTCCGACAATCCGTGTTTGTGTTTTATCAATCATATCTATGTAACTTGGGTTAGTACCATGTAACACTTGAAAGAGCACAAagtactgtaataaatttaaatgtatttgctGAATGCATAGggaatttcttaattttcattatgTTTTCATCCTTAAGGTTCTGCATATTTATGGCACAATCAACCGCCAAGCTACTGCGCactttaataccttaatactttgaacacatgtttaatattaaattattcattacaatttatgtttaatttaattaactataacatttactactaCTTTTtatagtgttgcaataaatatgtgttcatggactaacgtgagaaaactttcttttaaaatatctaaacataaatttacatgattaaaacaaatgagtgacttttcctaattgagaacatttaaataaaatatatagaatatgaaaatatgaatttcaatattaaactattcatttgatttctacacattgtaatcttttcttttcattactttaggtgcaggtaccttggaattgtaaatgagacgcattaaaatgattaatgaaccctgatatataatactacgttcctaaaattaaatactagattatcttaacttacatttgtttgcacttgacacttattacgcctaaaagattcttccccgcacacgaacacaagcactgtcactcccgaacgtcgcttttggaatcccgtcctcgacttcttCCTCTCCTCCTTGCTCCTcatttttgatgttgttctcccgccagcttaAGACCACGCcactgccaaatctctccatcataattggtgagtaccaatttttcatatcagcatggctgtcccttacatcgtcgcatgatttttagaaataaccatttccgctgcttaaacaagcatttcctgtttgttcatcatcggtgtctgggcggatgtgcatATCCACTTACATCCAGAGGacgtttgtatcgaattgtaatacaagactttctttccagcaactatctgtacattgattctataaattttgttatactaataattacgtatgtcttacatgTCTTATTCCAGAGTATTGAGCAATTAATGAATTTTTCTCTTATTGAACGAATACCTTTTAACACACAAAAACGGGATATATGTTCAGATTAATGGACGACCTGCACTTCTAGAGTGCTGGTAAAGCGCTTTTGAAACAATgggtgaatttaaaaaatctttactctTTGAGCCAACAATTTTCAGTACTTTGAGACTATTAGACACGCAATTCGATAAAATTTGACAACTATATCTTGgtgccaatggtgcagtgtagcgggtacaacggttatcgcaagataaccagatgaagcaacatcgagcgtggctgctgcttggataggtgaccgctgctgggcaatcctgtccttgcaagcagcccgcctgtccggccattggcggtggttcggaagtcactttaAGCCGTTgttccccaggttaagtgttagacagggcttcttagtcctaattttgcctggtaaaataatacatctttactttGTTTTACTTATCAATTAATGGCAGTACTCTCACTCGTAATTCCTCATTACACTGTCAATTATGTTTCTTATGCTTGTTTTTGCCCACATTCCCTCGCAATTTCTACCTCAGAGTAACCTTCAATACCTGTAATGTGGTCTCGTTGACGAGACTCTATATTGAGTCAACATTGACTGGACTTGTAATCACAAAATGGCCGTACTTAATTTTCACTATCCGCGTTTAGCCGTGTATTCACATTATCGGCTAGTTACGTTAATTCAATATTCTCACCCCAGACTCATTAGATAGATGCCTGGCTTCACAGTAAGTGGACCGCAACACCATGCCTTGTTACTAGGCAACACTTACTGTTTATTACTAGGGGATGAACAGTAACTATTAAAGCGTGTGTTTTACATACAcaatttgacaaatattttattttatatcccaCATTGTCTGTGGCACCAACTGGCTCATCAAAGGCTTTGTCTGTCCCAATATGCAATCCAACACTTACGCAACTTTATGCAATAGGCAATAAAACTAAAAGTCGTCAGATCTAAATATAACCCTTCATAGTTCACCAAGGCACCATGAATCGAATTTTGCtactttttttaaagtagcaaaattataacattataacgaGTATTTCTTGACGTAGACactgtaattatggtttttataacaaacataGATAAAGCCAAGCTCGGTTTTAccatatgtttttaaacttacaGTGGATATGTGTGTAtgcattatttataccataacaaAAGCTGCAAAACAAGATTAAGGTTGCACGCATACTTATTTTACAGCGCAATGGtatttaaatggaaatttttcTTTAGGCACATTTTTTTCCTACTTCTGAATTAGATTGATGCACAGCCGCGAATGTAAATTTAGAACCAATTTACCTGTGTACATTATTGAAATTCACGAGAGgtcaaaataatttctaaaaaagtgaaattatttaaaagactAAGCTTAATATCCCCATTACTCATCTACCTAACGTGGaacttaaaatcatattaaatacttattacgAAGGGAGATGATTAGTTTAGTATTCTTATCTCTGCAGTTTTAATAAAGCATAAATTCTTGCGTAGGAGCTCcactaaacattattataactgAAGGTAATATTTATTCACATTTCTCTGTACATTTTCACTTTATTATACTTAGTTTCTGATGCATATCGCAATGCCATCCGtctatatttatcaaatatgaaTAGTTCTGGTATTTTCAGTTCTGATAAATTGTCAATAAGCATCTGAAAGGATGATACCCTAATATCCGCATCGAAAGCTATTTTATAGAACTGTTAAAGCTTCCAGTCGCATTAGTAGCACTGATTTTTGCACACGTGTGGGTGGAATGCTGCATTACTTTTGTTGGCAATATCTTTAGCCCTCGCGATCCAGTTTTCAAAGGGAGTCTGTCAgtttaatggtttattattaaactatacaaatttgTTATCTCTAAGACAAGTTGGATCATTCATACTCCAGACCTAATATCCATTGGATAAACATGGTTTTCTTGACATTTGTTAGGTACGTTtcccctaagaaagaaatcgaaaaaatgggagggtatcaaaagatttaaaaatacgaaataatatttttcttagcttgaaacGGTTAGAACCAACCATTAGACATGTAAATAAGTGATATTTCAGCttcaaataacattatatatatatatatatatatatatatatatatatatatatatatatatatgtatatatatatagcgttGACTTTCAATTTTTGCATCTAATTTTATAACGGCTATCAGCAAGCGCCTGAACGGTTGttgttataaatatcataatatgaaaataaatgcgaaagtacctttatttgtttgtttttcattcacgcataaactattcaaccaattatAGTGAAATTCTACATGGATATCGTTACACGAGTTACGCGATTTGGCATGCACAGGCGTATTATTGCTGAGGGATGTCAGTTGTCTTATCTACTTGGCGGCTAGAGCCAGACTAAATATACTGAAAATCAAAGGACTCCTATACGTGGACTTATATAGGTATGTTTAAAATCCtttacagatataaaaaaataaacgtccTCTAAACAAACGGTACCGCCCGTTACTCGAACCTCTTTGTGCAGGGTGATACAGAACACCCGGCCGTTATCTCCTGTAGTTTAAGCGTTTTACATAGAGTGCAGCAGTAAACTAATCAATTTCATGAGCAAACGTCGCAAAATTGATTTTATCACATGTAAAAGATAGGGTGTGTCAAAAGTTAAGGTCACAGGTTCGAATCTTGAAAATTTCAAATACGCccatttaaaatcttttaggCAAGGTActgtaaaggttttaaaatttcaattttataagaaaaacaaattgacacacttttaatacacatttaaatacgAAATTACTAGAAAGAACTTAAAAACTGTTCACAAAATCTCTCCTAAATAAACAAGACAGGATATATTCAAAATTGTTGTCCAGAACTGTTCAGCATCCAGACAATTAAAATGATGTGCCACATGACCTATTTTACTACTCGAAATGTTCTATATATGAACTTGTAACTCTCATTTTCGGGCACACCCTGTATTTTAAACGCCACAAACCATTTTTCGATGTTCGCAGTATGATATTTACTAGGGTTACCATTTTTTTGCATCACTCTATGTCAAACGGTTCAACCAGAATGCGGCCGGGTATATAGTCTGGAACACCCTATATTTTGGTGTCACAGGGAATTTTGGTCTCAGTAATTAATATATGCACTATTGGTTCAAATTTCAAGGTCACTAAAAGGGGACTCACCaacattagtttatatatatatatatatatatatatatatatatatatatatatatatatataaaccgtGAAGTAGCTAAGACAGATTAACACACACTGTAGGAGAACCACACTTAgaactgtatttatatttctttacaagCAGAATTTCAAAACGTTGATATTATTTCTAAGTTAatctgaaatacatttttaatgtgggAAACAACTTTCTTTGTATATGGGAACAATTTTTAAACtcagttttttaaactaaatttttaaactcaaacaaattaaataatgcGTTCAGGAGAAATACAATGTCACTTTTGATTTAATCTTGAGTAAAACTCTTAATAAATCGGGATATGTAGTTATGTATTTCTTGGTcaaaaacagaattaaaatatcattatagaagggataaattaatgcaatatttgTTAATGAACTGCCAGGAAAATCTGAAGGCCCTACACTTAGtagatacaatatttatatgattagaatattaaaacctaaaagcCCACTTCTCCTTTTAAAGGTTGATGATTATTAGGGTAGAGGTTTGGTAATAGACAAACAATAAATCTATTACAAAAACACTTGTTATTGTAGTTCTCATAGTTCTAATGAACTATTAATACGATAATCTTTAATATGTTCACAGAAATGTATTAATAGTATTGCTTCTGGGAAACAATGCATGAACCTGTTTTAAGTACAGTAACTTTACTTTGATGTTCATTCAGTTGTTCTTTCCATGATCAGATCCGCCTTTTTCTTCATTAAAGTTCAAAGTTTCCATTACTGAATCGACAACTGAAATGAAACATGCATATTACTTTCCGGGGAAGCGACTTTTACAACGTAAAGCACGACAGCATTATTCGTGCTTGGGCCCTCTAAAAAGTTGCAACCTGATATCAAAGCCTTGCTCTAAAGCAAGAATGTTCTTTTGACGTAAGTGTCTTCGAAATTATTAGGAAAATTATATCTTACGATGTCTAGTTCTTTCTGAATTCCGTcaaagtttattttgaataaaagtcTAAATGCTTAGTCAATGTCTCAATACATATGGGTTTATTTAACAGAGACATGGACTAATGAATTTACATTAggtaatataaaacattcatatcATTCGCGGTTCATCTCCATTGCCATTGCTTGTTTCCCGTGCCGTAACATATGAGACTAAATTAATGCacatatctaaatatttaaaagaaaataaaaaaatgtgcaaGTTTCCTGATTTATTATTGCCTGAATGAGTAATAGGTACCCTTAACATAGGAAcggttgaaaattttaaaactccctTTGTAAATACCTAACAAATTTGTTACTTACCGTCTGTTTTTGGGGAGGGGTAGAACATTTTGTAACAGTAACCCAACACCGTGTCACattataatatcttaataaatatgaCGAATGGTGAGAATTATACGAAGCCTATCTATGTTAGTGCCGtcgaaataaaagtatttaaaagtttaaagactTTTTGAGTATTTCATATAAAGGAGATGTTTACATTATTCTAGAAAAGCATGAGTAACAATATGGTACttatatatagttaattatttcgTATTAAAAACGTATTCTACGTTGTATACTATATAATGTTGATTCGTGGATTTTCAATTAGAGTACACTTATTTCTGAGTAATCCTTTCAATATACTATATAGACGTATATATAATGTTATCTGTAAAATAAACGAAATTACGTTCAAAAATAGAATAAGCTAACAAAATATTTGCACAGTTTCTCTAAAAacgtattcttaaaataaatacattttctttggaGAAAACACTCATACAAATACTTGTCGTCTTGAACTAAGTTAGAAAACTACAGAAGAAACTACTTAGAAATACCATTAGTGATTAAATGATATTGACAGAGAGAGAATGCCTTTAATGTAAGCACTCAAGGATAATTGTGATGTTTAACAGTGTTACAATGTATTCAAAGCGTAATTACTGACGCCTTACGCAGCAAAAACGTTGTCAAGTAACTAACTCGCGGTACTTAAGCAACTGGAGCATCCGCAACACACCTGCCGCAGCACTTCTACCGCAGCACATCTGCAGTACTTTTGCCGCACCACACCTCCCGGAGCAAACCCCCGCAACATACCTCCAGCAGCATTCCTTCAGCAGCACACCTCCCACAGCACTCCTCCCAGAGCACACCCCCGCAGCAATCCTCCCGCAGCACATCCCCCGGAGCACACCTCCAGCATCACGCCTCCAGCAGCACACCTGCCGCAGCACTCTTACCGGAGCTCACCTCCCGCAGTACACCTCCAGCATCACTCCTCCCGCAATACCCCTCCAGTAGCATTCCTTCAGAACCACACCTCCCACAGCATTCCTCCACCAGAAAAACCTCCCGCAGCACTCCTCCAGCAGCACACCCCCCGCAGCACTCCTACAGCAGCACACCCCCACAGCACTCCCACAGCACACCCCCGCAGCACTCCCGCAGCATATCCTCAGCAGCCCAACTCTCGCAACTGTTCTGTTGCTAAGGGTTAAAAACATAGTGGAGCGGCGAGGCTAGAGTGTAGCGGAGAAGGGAGCTGAGAGGGTTGAAAAGAATACAATGCAGTTAGATGCGTTGAATCATAGTGGAGCGGAGAGGGGCGCTGGTTCAAGTCTCGACACGCTAGCCTCTCCTCTCAGATATTGATACCCGATTTCTTTGCTCGAGGGTTCAGTCGAGCCTCGTTGGTCAAATCGACAATAAGTGCAGCTGTTATGGAtactgaaacattttattttatcagtgcGTGAACGCAGTGCTGTCTGGGACCAACAACAATCCAGCCACCATAATAGATTCATTCTCGATCGTATGTGGAAGGAAATAGGCCAAAAAAACAACTGTACAGGTACGAGAAATTCATTTAttagaacacaaacaaaacattaaaatattgctcATTGTCTTTCTTAAATTTGATGGGGTTTTCCTGGAAATATGCCTTGAATGTATCACGTAAAAGCATTGCTGCAGTTAGGTGTCGGCCCCTTCGTCTTGGCACAGGTTCGGTATCGCCTCGAGTCTTTTCACCAGGTATTACCTCGCTCAAATGTCTTTCAAAATCCTTCTCtgtcaattattgtattttgaagaaCACAAACAGCTTTAACTGTGTGATCGGTAGTCTCGTGTTTAGCTTCAATACTCTTTGCGAGTATTCTCCATCTTGAATAACAATATTCCGAATGTACACTCAATTGTTTTTCTCGCCCTTGAGTGTCGAAAGTTTGTATGCAGTTTTTTCCATCGTTAGGTTGTCAGCTGGGTAAGGTGTTAATAATCGAAGGGACAGAGGATAAGCTTCATCGCCTAGAAAAACCATAGATGTTTTGACGTATGTCCCTGGTAAATAACTATCATCTGGAATATTTagctgattatttttaatttgtaagtacaTAATCTGAAGCTGCTAGTGTTGCTCCATCGTTCTGTTTACCGAATCCTCCAACATCGATCATAGAAAATCTGTACTGAGCGTCACAAACACCTTGTAAAGctattgaataaaacttttttgtagttGTAGAACATCGTTCCAGAATGTGGAGGGGAAATAATTCTAACGTGTTTGACATCTATGCATCCAATACAATTTGGAAATTCCAAATATTGTAGAACTCTTGGCTGGTGCGAAGAAAACGTATCTGACGTAGGTACAGGCATGTGTATTGGTTGCAAAACATTCCATAGTTGTTTCACAGTTCCGCTTACTATTTTGCTTACTGTTGTAGCTCCAATTCTAAATGTGAATGATAGGCTTCTAAAAGATGCGCCGGTAGCCAGATATCTGAAATTAAGAACACTATAACAGTTTTTAAGGGGttatatctaaatttttactaaataacagAAAGTAACAACCCTATTCCTCGCTACATTCACCAAGGGTGTCTGCAGAAATTTTTCCCAGAGGGGGCAAAGCCTACCGGGGGGTTTGGGAGGTACAGTATAGATTACATCCTTCAAGAAAGCGGGGTCTAAGGGCCCTCTCCTTACATtagagttatatttaatttagtaaacacactgaattattaattcattattttatttcagtgaaaGAAGCACAAAAGAAGTGGAAGGGGACTTCGTGATTACTACAGAAGTGAGTTCCGAAAAACGCAAAAAGAGAGATCAGGCCAGGGAGCAGATACTGTTTACAAACCAAATTGGCCTTACTTTATGAGTTTGGATTTTTTGAGAGGGACAATTTCAGGCAAGACCCTCCAGTGGAAATATAACATTGAGTGAATACCGCTCTGAAAAAGAGGAAAGCAGTTCAAACCGAAATTACAGAGGTGAGTGATAATAATCCTGATTCGCCTGATAATGAGGAAGACGAGCACAATGTAACTGATGATACACTGATGAATGACAATACCCCATCAGTAGCAACCACTACTGTTAACAATGAAACCCAAGCGTTTACTCATACTAATGACTTTCGAAAAAGAACGGGTAGGCAAGCAAGATTACATACAACAGTTAGTGCAGCTTGAAGAAAAAAACTTTCAATGctacaagaaaaaaaaagaaaacaagaactgGACAAGGAACAAAAAAAGGATGACGAAGACTTCAAGTTTTTCGAAAGTCTAAGCCCCCATCTTAAGTTGATTACTGGagtgaataaattaatgtttcgtAATGATGTTCAAAATTTAGTCATGAAATACGCATACGGTAGTGGGTATGTCGACTCTTCATCACGTTCTACCCCTTTGTCTAGTCATGGTTCTGTGACTGGCCCTTGTACACCAATCTCGATCGATGAGAACTCGTACACTTTGCTTAACATTGGAAATATGCATGGTGCTGAGTCTAGTGTTCATATGTGGAGTGGCAATccaaactaattatttgtttgttttttttaaaacttaattgtcaATTAACTGCAGTTAATAAATTGATTCgtttttatctgtattttatttaactaaaattactgTACCTACCAACATGAATGGTCtaataaatatgcaattattCTATTCTCAATTAAATTCCTATTATTAACGATTAGTATTAAATTACCAGACACGTGTTAACCAGTACACTACACAGAATACGATTATACACATAAGggtgaaaagtattttaattgatttaaattttaatactgtaaatcaatattttattactttaaacgtatttcatttaaataaataaataaatatataaatatatatatatatatatatatatatatatacatatattaaatattacgtttacTTTAATGTGGAGTTGTATCGTTAAGATTTTGGAAAAAACACCCTGATTAGCAAATGCAATAATAAATTTGCATAATAAAACTTACCTGAGTGTAATAAGTAGCTTCTCGTCACATTCAATCGGCTgctttacaaaatttgtatatttgaccTCCATATGAGGAGAAATTAAGTTCAATATATATTCAAAGGTACTGTAATCCATTCTGGTGTACTGGAAAAATCTATCTGGATATTTCTTCAACTGGGGAAACAGATGGTGGTACTCTCCAAATTCCATACGCTGCCTATTTTACAGGGTGCACTGCACAACTTCTATTACCtaaaaacaatcattttcagTGCACTATTCTCATACAACACAAAAATCGTCATCACTGTCTGAAGACATATTGAAAAGTGAACAACTGAAGCCTCTTGATTCACCGCGTTGATCGCCGCCGTACTATGTGCATGTGAAGCACCGCTAGCATCGGGGGTCAAAAACCCTCTCAGCTACCTTCTCCGCTACACCCTAGCCTCGCCGCTCCACTATGTTTTTACCCTAAGACAGTCCTCAGTTTCTGTGTTATAGTAGAACTTGGTCAATTCGAACGTTGTTGATTCGAAAtcttaaataattcaaacttttgtatTATGTGTAATGTACAAACAGAGTACTTAAATCTAGTTTCTTTTGGATAGTTCTTAGTTTTTATGGTgtaactat
This Homalodisca vitripennis isolate AUS2020 chromosome 3, UT_GWSS_2.1, whole genome shotgun sequence DNA region includes the following protein-coding sequences:
- the LOC124358110 gene encoding uncharacterized protein DKFZp434B061-like encodes the protein MDSKRQPYTFGKDAPLPRTPIRRVVGPYPQIIWPIFPYDELLELFGFRSLELRRKVASLMFLYKLVRGLVDDPASLAVLSYRVPSFNSRSNLLFSVPFCRTTARASSPLYRQLEHPQHTCRSTSTAAHLQYFCRTTPPGANPRNIPPAAFLQQHTSHSTPPRAHPRSNPPAAHPPEHTSSITPPAAHLPQHSYRSSPPAVHLQHHSSRNTPPVAFLQNHTSHSIPPPEKPPAALLQQHTPRSTPTAAHPHSTPTAHPRSTPAAYPQQPNSRNCSVAKG